A portion of the Punica granatum isolate Tunisia-2019 chromosome 7, ASM765513v2, whole genome shotgun sequence genome contains these proteins:
- the LOC116213633 gene encoding phosphoethanolamine N-methyltransferase 1-like: protein MATQGDERLAQKSYWIEHCADLTVEAMMLDSKATDLDKEERPEVLSMLPDYERKSVLELGAGIGRFTGELAKKAGQLVALDFIDSAIRKNEAINGHHKNAKFLCADVTSPDLPITEESMDLIFSNWLLMYLSDEEVESLAHRMVRWLKVGGYIFFRESCFHQSGDSKRKYNPTHYREPRFYTKVFKECQLTDASGNSYELSLIGCRCIGAYVRNKKNQNQICWIWHKIKSEDDKGFQRFLDNVQYKSNGILRYERVFGPGFVSTGGIETTKEFVEKLELKPGQKVLDVGCGIGGGDFYMSEKYEVEVLGIDLSVNMISFALERAVGLKCTVEFEVADCTTKEYPENSFDVIYSRDTILHIQDKPGLFRSFFKWLKPGGKVLISDYCRSPGTPSPDFAAYIKQRGYDLHDVEAYGQMLRDAGFSEVIAENRTDQFMKVLTRELDAVEKEKDAFISDFSQQDYDDIVNGWKAKLVRSSSGEQRWGLFIAKKN from the exons ATGGCTACTCAAG GAGATGAGCGTCTGGCTCAGAAGAGCTACTGGATCGAGCATTGTGCAGACCTCACCGTCGAGGCCATGATGCTCGACTCCAAGGCCACGGATCTCGACAAAGAGGAGCGACCCGAG GTGCTTTCTATGCTCCCGGAttatgagagaaaatcagTTTTAGAACTTGGAGCAGGCATAGGTCGCTTTACTGGCGAGTTAGCTAAGAAAGCTGGTCAGCTCGTGGCTCTTGATTTTATTGACAGTGCGATCAGGAAG AATGAAGCCATAAACGGGCATCATAAGAATGCAAAGTTTCTATGTGCCGATGTGACATCGCCAGACCTGCCTATTACAGAGGAGTCGATGGACTTGATATTTTCCAATTGGTTGCTCATGTATCTTTCGGATGAAGag GTTGAGAGTCTGGCGCATAGGATGGTCAGATGGTTGAAGGTTGGCGGATATATTTTCTTCAGAGAATCCTGCTTCCATCAGTCTGGGGACTCCAAGAGGAAGTATAATCCAACGCATTACCGGGAGCCCAGATTCTACACAAAG GTTTTTAAAGAATGTCAATTGACTGATGCATCGGGAAATTCCTACGAGCTCTCCCTTATTGGCTGCAGATGTATTGGAGCTTATGTCCGGAACAAGAAGAATCAGAATCAG ATTTGCTGGATATGGCATAAGATCAAGTCGGAAGATGATAAAGGGTTCCAGCGGTTCTTGGACAATGTTCAGTATAAATCTAACGGCATACTGCGTTATGAGCGTGTCTTTGGCCCAGGCTTTGTGAGCACGGGAGGGATTG AGACTACCAAAGAGTTTGTGGAGAAGCTGGAGCTAAAGCCTGGCCAGAAAGTTTTAGATGTCGGCTGTGGCATCGGAGGAGGAGACTTCTACATGTCTGAGAAGTACGAGGTTGAGGTTCTTGGCATCGATCTCTCAGTGAATATGATTTCTTTTGCTCTCGAGCGTGCTGTTGGGCTCAAATGCACTGTTGAATTTGAAGTCGCTGATTGCACCACCAAAGAATATCCCGAGAACTCATTTGACGTTATCTACAGCCGGGACACTATCTTGCACATTCAA GACAAACCTGGACTGTTCAGGTCGTTTTTCAAGTGGCTGAAGCCTGGAGGTAAAGTTCTTATCAGTGATTACTGCAGAAGTCCTGGAACCCCTTCACCTGATTTTGCAGCTTATATTAAGCAACGGGGATATGATCTCCACGATGTGGAGGCTTATGGTCAG ATGCTCAGGGATGCTGGGTTCAGTGAGGTCATTGCAGAGAATCGAACTGATCAG TTTATGAAAGTTTTGACAAGGGAACTGGATGCTGTTGAGAAAGAGAAGGATGCATTCATCAGTGACTTCTCTCAG CAAGACTATGACGACATCGTCAACGGGTGGAAGGCAAAGCTGGTCAGGAGCTCATCAGGCGAGCAGAGGTGGGGCCTCTTTATTGCCAAGAAGAACTGA